A DNA window from Castanea sativa cultivar Marrone di Chiusa Pesio chromosome 7, ASM4071231v1 contains the following coding sequences:
- the LOC142642209 gene encoding protein SRG1-like, whose translation MEPEITTLGSSIPVPCVQELAKETTSTVPPRYVRFTNEPPIISDTTSLPQVPVIDMQRLFSAEFMDTELEKLHYASKEWGFFQLINHGVSISLVEKVKVGIQELFNLPMEEKKKLWQLPGDLEGFGQAFVVSEEQKLDWGDMFYMITRPIHLRKPHLFPKIPLPFKDNLDAYSTELKDLAMKIIELMTKALRLELNDMRSLFEEGFQAMRMNYYPPCPQPELAIGLNAHSDAVALTILLQVNEMEGLQIRKDGRWISVKPLPNAFIVNIGDILEIVTNGIYRSIEHRATVNSAKERLSMATFYSPSLEADMGPAPSLITPESPALFKRIGVADYFRGYLSRKLNGKTYIDGMRIQNEEQKGT comes from the exons ATGGAACCAGAAATAACGACGCTAGGGAGCTCTATCCCAGTTCCTTGTGTTCAAGAGCTAGCAAAGGAGACGACAAGCACAGTCCCACCACGTTATGTGCGTTTTACTAATGAGCCTCCCATCATATCTGACACCACTTCTTTACCCCAAGTCCCAGTCATCGACATGCAAAGattattttctgcagaatttatGGACACAGAGTTGGAGAAGTTACACTATGCAAGCAAGGAATGGGGTTTCTTCCAG TTAATTAATCATGGGGTGAGCATTTCATTGGTGGAGAAAGTGAAAGTAGGCATTCAAGAACTCTTTAATCTACCaatggaagagaagaagaagttatGGCAATTACCAGGTGATCTTGAGGGGTTTGGACAGGCCTTTGTTGTGTCTGAAGAACAAAAGCTTGATTGGGGAGACATGTTCTACATGATCACGCGTCCAATCCATTTGAGGAAGCCTCACTTGTTCCCCAAGATCCCACTCCCATTCaa AGATAACTTGGACGCTTACTCAACAGAGCTTAAAGACCTTGCCATGAAAATAATTGAACTGATGACAAAAGCTCTAAGATTGGAACTTAATGACATGAGGAGCCTATTTGAAGAAGGGTTTCAGGCAATGAGAATGAACTACTATCCTCCATGCCCACAACCTGAGCTTGCGATTGGCCTCAATGCTCACTCAGATGCTGTGGCCTTAACAATCCTCCTCCAAGTCAATGAAATGGAAGGCCTCCAGATAAGGAAAGATGGGAGGTGGATTTCGGTCAAACCTCTCCCTAATGCCTTTATTGTCAACATTGGCGACATTTTGGAG ATTGTGACGAATGGAATATATCGTAGCATCGAGCATCGGGCAACTGTTAACTCAGCAAAGGAGAGGCTCTCTATGGCCACATTTTACAGCCCAAGCCTAGAAGCAGATATGGGTCCAGCACCAAGCCTTATTACTCCAGAATCTCCAGCATTGTTCAAAAGAATAGGCGTTGCTGATTATTTTAGGGGATATCTCTCACGTAAACTCAATGGGAAGACATACATTGATGGCATGAGGATCCAGAATGAGGAACAGAAAGgcacttga